A window of the Methanobacterium sp. genome harbors these coding sequences:
- a CDS encoding alkaline phosphatase encodes MNSKYIIGIIGIIVATVVMVGACPVFAGGTGDQQTIQTVNSTSIHPLAGNSSNVTPRNVILLIGDGMSHATLTAARVYKVGPNGNLTMDTLEHSGYVSTHSLNSLVTDSAAAGTAIATGQKTNNDVIAMLPNGTELKSILDIAARDLGKSTGLVTTSEITHATPAAFGASTIDRDNWNDIATDYIYESKPNILLGGGSRYWTDDTVNGSHRTVARLMAQGLNESEAMADDGLLDDAQRQGYQVIQTAQELMNLNMTSLFRNGTKILGLFAPSHMAYEYDRAGKSPNEPHLVNKTRAAIEYLSQDVNGFFLMVEGARIDHSNHANDVVRTIHDTIAFDEAVRVALDFQKKNPNTLVIVTSDHDCGGMAVEWPYGEFPPAGAIPIKDMDNLPNPHGGVWTSNHHTAVDVPIMATGPGAERVSGRMDNTNIFEIMHISLRGPPTAAASLTRGNYYNNVTVNLTSTGWFSPVKIFYTTDGSTPANTSTQYTAPLFFNTTTTLRFIAQDNKGTYSPVYNETYQIAVPPTATASPRGGNYYNNVTVNLTSTGGFSPVKIFYTTNGTTPTNASAIYTAPLNFVKTTILRFFAQDGRGTNSSVYSETYNVYRQVAYTYSVSVPVMRWVKRWYRSWYKSRGKWKFRWRSRWVRVPGTTTEHRTGHRWELT; translated from the coding sequence ATGAATTCAAAATACATTATTGGAATAATTGGAATAATAGTGGCCACAGTAGTAATGGTTGGCGCTTGTCCTGTATTTGCAGGAGGTACAGGAGACCAACAGACAATACAAACAGTGAATTCAACGTCTATACATCCATTAGCAGGAAATAGCTCAAATGTTACCCCACGAAACGTAATCCTGCTCATCGGCGATGGTATGAGCCATGCTACATTAACTGCCGCCAGGGTTTATAAAGTCGGGCCGAATGGAAACCTGACCATGGATACACTGGAGCACAGTGGATATGTATCCACCCACTCCCTAAACAGTCTGGTTACCGACTCAGCAGCGGCTGGAACAGCCATAGCTACCGGACAGAAGACCAACAATGATGTGATTGCTATGCTACCAAACGGAACCGAACTAAAGAGTATCCTTGATATAGCTGCCCGTGACCTTGGAAAATCAACCGGGCTTGTGACCACGTCCGAGATAACCCATGCCACTCCAGCTGCCTTTGGGGCCAGCACCATAGACAGGGACAATTGGAATGATATCGCCACCGATTATATCTACGAATCCAAACCCAATATATTGTTGGGTGGAGGCTCAAGGTACTGGACTGATGATACAGTTAATGGCTCCCACAGGACAGTGGCGAGACTCATGGCACAGGGGCTGAACGAATCAGAAGCAATGGCTGACGACGGGTTGCTCGATGATGCCCAAAGACAAGGGTATCAAGTAATCCAAACTGCCCAGGAGCTGATGAATCTTAACATGACCTCCCTTTTTAGAAATGGAACAAAGATCCTCGGCCTTTTTGCCCCGAGCCACATGGCTTATGAATACGACAGGGCGGGAAAATCCCCTAATGAACCGCACCTGGTAAACAAGACAAGGGCAGCAATTGAATACCTCAGCCAGGACGTGAATGGGTTTTTCCTCATGGTGGAAGGGGCCAGGATTGACCATTCAAACCATGCAAATGACGTGGTGAGGACTATACATGATACGATAGCTTTCGATGAAGCTGTGCGGGTTGCTCTGGACTTTCAAAAAAAGAATCCCAACACCCTGGTGATTGTAACCTCAGATCACGATTGTGGTGGCATGGCCGTGGAATGGCCATATGGCGAGTTTCCGCCAGCAGGAGCAATTCCAATCAAGGATATGGATAATCTTCCAAATCCGCACGGTGGTGTCTGGACCAGTAATCATCACACCGCTGTTGATGTGCCGATTATGGCCACTGGTCCTGGGGCTGAACGAGTCTCCGGAAGGATGGACAACACCAATATCTTTGAAATAATGCACATCAGCTTGAGAGGACCACCAACCGCCGCCGCCAGTCTAACCAGAGGTAACTACTACAACAACGTAACAGTTAATTTAACATCAACTGGATGGTTTAGTCCTGTAAAGATCTTCTACACAACTGATGGAAGCACACCAGCAAACACCAGCACACAATATACAGCGCCATTGTTCTTCAATACAACTACTACTCTCAGATTCATCGCACAGGACAATAAAGGAACATATTCTCCAGTGTACAATGAAACCTACCAGATTGCTGTTCCACCAACTGCCACAGCCAGTCCACGTGGAGGTAACTATTATAACAATGTGACTGTTAACTTAACATCAACTGGAGGGTTTAGTCCTGTAAAGATCTTCTACACAACCAATGGAACCACACCAACAAATGCCAGTGCAATATACACCGCACCATTAAACTTTGTCAAAACTACCATTCTCAGGTTCTTTGCTCAAGATGGCAGGGGAACTAACTCCTCAGTGTACAGTGAAACCTATAATGTTTACCGTCAGGTAGCTTACACTTACTCTGTTAGCGTACCTGTTATGAGATGGGTTAAAAGATGGTACAGATCCTGGTATAAATCCAGAGGTAAATGGAAATTTAGATGGAGATCCAGGTGGGTTAGAGTTCCAGGAACCACCACTGAACATAGAACTGGACATAGATGGGAGTTAACATAA